A genomic segment from Scomber japonicus isolate fScoJap1 chromosome 11, fScoJap1.pri, whole genome shotgun sequence encodes:
- the fhl2a gene encoding four and a half LIM domains protein 2a isoform X2 — protein MTERYDCHYCKESLFGKKYVLREENPYCVKCYESLYSNTCEECKKPIGCNTRDLSYKDRHWHEECFKCFQCKRSLVDKPFSTKDEQLLCTECYSNEYSSKCHDCKKTIMPGEGSRKMEHKGNSWHETCFTCQRCQQPIGTKSFIPKDSHNFCVPCYEKQFAMQCVHCKKPITTGGVTYRDQPWHKDCFLCTSCKQQLSGQRFTSRDDFAYCLNCFCNLYAKKCASCTTPISGLGGSKYISFEERQWHNDCFNCKKCSVSLVGRGFLTERDDILCPECGKDI, from the exons ATGACTGAGCGCTACGATTGCCACTACTGCAAGGAGTCTCTGTTTGGGAAGAAATATGTTCTGAGAGAGGAAAATCCCTACTGTGTGAAATGTTATGAAAGTCTGTACTCCAACACCTGTGAGGAGTGCAAGAAGCCCATTGGCTGCAACACTAGG GATCTGTCTTACAAGGACCGTCACTGGCATGAGGAGTGTTTCAAGTGCTTCCAGTGCAAGCGCTCACTTGTGGACAAGCCCTTCTCCACCAAGGATGAACAACTGCTCTGCACTGAGTGCTACTCCAATGAGTATTCCTCCAAATGCCATGACTGCAAGAAAACCATCATGCCAGG TGAAGGCTCCAGGAAAATGGAGCACAAGGGGAACAGCTGGCACGAGACCTGTTTCACTTGCCAAAGATGCCAGCAGCCCATTGGCACCAAGAGCTTCATCCCTAAGGATAGCCATAACTTCTGCGTGCCCTGCTATGAGAAGCAGTTTGCCATGCAATGTGTGCACTGCAAGAAG CCCATCACCACTGGTGGAGTGACCTACCGCGATCAACCCTGGCACAAGGACTGCTTCCTGTGCACTAGCTGCAAACAGCAGCTGTCTGGCCAGAGGTTTACCTCTAGAGATGACTTTGCTTATTGTCTCAACTGCTTCTGCAACCTGTATGCCAAGAAGTGTGCCTCCTGCACCACCCCCATTAGTG gcCTTGGAGGCAGTAAGTACATTTCTTTTGAAGAGCGCCAGTGGCACAATGACTGCTTCAACTGTAAGAAGTGCTCCGTGTCTCTGGTTGGACGTGGTTTCCTCACCGAGCGTGATGACATCCTCTGCCCTGAGTGTGGCAAGGACATCTAA
- the fhl2a gene encoding four and a half LIM domains protein 2a isoform X1 has protein sequence MTERYDCHYCKESLFGKKYVLREENPYCVKCYESLYSNTCEECKKPIGCNTRDLSYKDRHWHEECFKCFQCKRSLVDKPFSTKDEQLLCTECYSNEYSSKCHDCKKTIMPGSRKMEHKGNSWHETCFTCQRCQQPIGTKSFIPKDSHNFCVPCYEKQFAMQCVHCKKPITTGGVTYRDQPWHKDCFLCTSCKQQLSGQRFTSRDDFAYCLNCFCNLYAKKCASCTTPISGLGGSKYISFEERQWHNDCFNCKKCSVSLVGRGFLTERDDILCPECGKDI, from the exons ATGACTGAGCGCTACGATTGCCACTACTGCAAGGAGTCTCTGTTTGGGAAGAAATATGTTCTGAGAGAGGAAAATCCCTACTGTGTGAAATGTTATGAAAGTCTGTACTCCAACACCTGTGAGGAGTGCAAGAAGCCCATTGGCTGCAACACTAGG GATCTGTCTTACAAGGACCGTCACTGGCATGAGGAGTGTTTCAAGTGCTTCCAGTGCAAGCGCTCACTTGTGGACAAGCCCTTCTCCACCAAGGATGAACAACTGCTCTGCACTGAGTGCTACTCCAATGAGTATTCCTCCAAATGCCATGACTGCAAGAAAACCATCATGCCAG GCTCCAGGAAAATGGAGCACAAGGGGAACAGCTGGCACGAGACCTGTTTCACTTGCCAAAGATGCCAGCAGCCCATTGGCACCAAGAGCTTCATCCCTAAGGATAGCCATAACTTCTGCGTGCCCTGCTATGAGAAGCAGTTTGCCATGCAATGTGTGCACTGCAAGAAG CCCATCACCACTGGTGGAGTGACCTACCGCGATCAACCCTGGCACAAGGACTGCTTCCTGTGCACTAGCTGCAAACAGCAGCTGTCTGGCCAGAGGTTTACCTCTAGAGATGACTTTGCTTATTGTCTCAACTGCTTCTGCAACCTGTATGCCAAGAAGTGTGCCTCCTGCACCACCCCCATTAGTG gcCTTGGAGGCAGTAAGTACATTTCTTTTGAAGAGCGCCAGTGGCACAATGACTGCTTCAACTGTAAGAAGTGCTCCGTGTCTCTGGTTGGACGTGGTTTCCTCACCGAGCGTGATGACATCCTCTGCCCTGAGTGTGGCAAGGACATCTAA
- the c11h2orf49 gene encoding ashwin, with the protein MATGQDGKAGSTSEVDLLLHPELLSQDFMQMILNEKKVSTRDCTSRDRLTELYLQHVIPLPQRTLPNSRWGQRVQKTRGKPTMAGHRADSTGNDHNRKRPLIVFDGSSSHSGLLKVKKPEGSTGITDRLKPPPAANLSNPIRRLSGNTSSSSSSIQMSVCNNDTANLKRDANSSGLKSPEVKKKIQHVTWP; encoded by the exons ATGGCGACAGGACAAGATGGGAAGGCTGGTAGTACCTCGGAGGTGGATCTCTTACTGCACCCCGAGCTGTTATCTCAGGATTTTATGCAGATGATTTTAAACGAG AAAAAGGTCAGTACCAGAGATTGCACGAGTCGGGACCGGCTCACAGAGCTTTACCTTCAGCATGTCATCCCGCTACCGCAGAGGACTTTACCCAACAGCCGCTGGGGCCAGAGGGTGCAGAAGACCCGGGGGAAACCGACCATGGCCGGCCACCGGGCAGACAG TACTGGTAACGACCACAATAGGAAAAGGCCTCTGATCGTATTTGATGGCAGCTCTTCTCACTCTGGCCTACTAAAAGTGAAGAAACCAGAAGGGTCAACAGGAATCACTGACCGATTAAAACCTCCTCCAGCTGCAAACTTGTCCAACCCCATCCGCAGGCTATCTGGCAacacatcttcctcctcctcatccatccAGATGTCTGTGTGCAACAATGACACAGCAAACCTCAAACGAGACGCAAACAGCTCg GGTCTGAAGTCTCCAGAAGTGAAGAAAAAGATCCAGCATGTGACATggccctga
- the gpr45 gene encoding high-affinity lysophosphatidic acid receptor, with translation MAFCNESFLDGCDFMEPDNVEQAEESISSEAGSPLISVTLRVTLAAIMIFMITIGFLGNAIVCLIVYQKPAMRSAINLLLATLAFSDIMLSVLCMPFTAVTVATADWSFGSGFCRASIMLYWLFVLEGVSILLIISVDRFLIIVQRQDKLTPHRAKLLIVGSWMLSLCVSLPSVVGWRTGAAGIGGAWAPQCVLGYSESLADRGYTVLLAVAVFFVPFAVMLYSYMCILNTVRRNTLRIHNHTSEHSCLPALNQVSKMRLIGLQRPPQIKVDMSFKTRAFTTILILFVGFSVCWLPHTVVSLLAVFSRQFYYSSVFYPISIGALWLSYLKTVFNPVIYCWRIRKFREACQEFIPKSCRLCPRVQGRSRRRVRPSNIYVCSETQSAV, from the coding sequence ATGGCTTTTTGTAATGAAAGCTTTCTGGACGGGTGTGACTTCATGGAGCCGGACAATGTAGAGCAAGCAGAAGAAAGTATCTCATCAGAAGCTGGGAGTCCTCTCATATCGGTCACTCTGCGTGTGACCCTGGCAGCCATAATGATCTTCATGATCACTATTGGTTTCCTGGGCAACGCGATTGTGTGTCTGATTGTTTACCAGAAACCTGCCATGCGTTCTGCCATTAACCTCCTCCTCGCCACACTGGCTTTCTCCGACATCATGCTCTCTGTGCTCTGCATGCCCTTCACTGCGGTCACAGTGGCCACTGCTGACTGGAGCTTTGGGAGTGGTTTCTGCCGTGCATCCATCATGCTGTACTGGCTGTTTGTTCTGGAGGGCGTGTCCATCCTCCTCATAATCAGTGTGGACCGTTTCCTCATCATTGTGCAGCGGCAGGACAAGTTGACCCCACATAGGGCCAAACTGTTGATTGTAGGGTCATGGATGTTGagcctgtgtgtatctctgccATCTGTGGTTGGGTGGAGGACAGGTGCTGCAGGCATTGGGGGCGCCTGGGCACCTCAGTGTGTGCTGGGATACAGTGAGTCTCTAGCAGACCGTGGGTACACAGTACTGTTGGCAGTCGCAGTATTCTTTGTACCATTTGCGGTCATGCTGTACTCCTACATGTGCATCCTCAACACGGTGCGCCGCAACACCCTGCGCATCCATAACCATACCAGTGAGCACTCCTGCCTTCCAGCCCTCAACCAAGTCAGCAAAATGAGACTTATTGGGCTGCAGCGGCCCCCTCAGATCAAGGTGGACATGAGCTTTAAGACACGAGCCTTCACTACTATCCTTATCCTCTTTGTTGGCTTCTCGGTGTGCTGGTTGCCTCACACAGTGGTCAGCCTGCTGGCCGTGTTCAGCCGGCAGTTCTACTACAGCTCGGTCTTCTACCCAATCAGCATAGGAGCTCTGTGGCTCAGCTACCTAAAGACAGTCTTCAACCCCGTCATCTACTGCTGGAGGATCCGAAAGTTCAGAGAGGCCTGTCAGGAGTTCATTCCTAAGAGTTGCAGACTGTGTCCCAGAGTGCAAGGCAGGAGCCGGAGGAGAGTGAGACCTAGCAATATCTATGTGTGCAGTGAGACTCAGTCAGCTgtgtga